Proteins from a single region of Methanoculleus horonobensis:
- a CDS encoding nucleotide-binding protein, with protein sequence MKIAIASGKGGTGKSTVAANLACTLSRSREVALVDCDVEEPNLHLFFPAPAVDVPVTTTVPEIDPARCTLCGECGKFCRFGALSVLKDRVLVFPNLCHSCGGCSVVCPQGAVREVPRTIGRVACSCPVPRLTLVSGVLNEGEVMAPAVIRAAKMLAQGHPLILYDASPGIACPVIETLEGSDACILVTESTPFGLHDLRLAAEVVERIGIPAGVVINRSDGQDEETLAFCREHGLPVIMTIPFSREIAGIQNRGGLICRDLPGWEERFADLFEAAVKIAGVSP encoded by the coding sequence ATGAAGATCGCGATTGCAAGCGGGAAAGGCGGCACCGGGAAGAGCACGGTGGCGGCGAACCTCGCCTGCACGCTCTCCCGCTCCCGCGAGGTGGCGCTCGTCGACTGCGACGTCGAAGAGCCGAACCTCCACCTCTTCTTTCCGGCTCCTGCCGTGGACGTGCCGGTGACAACCACGGTGCCGGAGATCGATCCGGCCCGGTGCACCCTCTGCGGTGAGTGCGGGAAGTTCTGCCGGTTCGGGGCACTCTCGGTCTTGAAAGACCGCGTCCTCGTCTTCCCGAACCTCTGCCACTCGTGCGGGGGCTGCTCCGTCGTCTGCCCGCAGGGAGCCGTCCGCGAGGTTCCGCGCACCATCGGCCGGGTCGCATGCTCCTGCCCGGTCCCCCGTCTCACGCTGGTGAGCGGCGTCTTGAACGAGGGGGAGGTGATGGCCCCGGCGGTCATCCGGGCGGCAAAGATGCTCGCACAGGGGCATCCCCTTATCCTCTACGACGCCTCCCCGGGGATCGCCTGCCCGGTGATCGAGACGCTGGAGGGGAGCGATGCCTGCATCCTGGTGACGGAATCGACCCCGTTCGGTCTGCACGACCTCCGTCTCGCGGCCGAGGTGGTGGAGCGGATCGGCATTCCCGCCGGCGTCGTGATCAATCGGAGCGACGGCCAGGACGAGGAGACCCTCGCCTTCTGCCGGGAGCACGGGCTTCCCGTCATCATGACCATCCCGTTCTCGCGGGAGATCGCCGGCATCCAGAACCGGGGCGGGCTGATCTGCCGTGACCTTCCCGGGTGGGAGGAGCGGTTCGCCGACCTCTTTGAAGCGGCCGTGAAGA
- a CDS encoding NifB/NifX family molybdenum-iron cluster-binding protein — protein sequence MIIGITARAAGTDAPVEQRFGRAPYFVFVDTETGKAESVENPLVDAAGGVGPRAVQMFSEHGATAVITGQVGGNAAKALEAGGIKAYAYRGSGSVADALGEYTAGNLQPLPLA from the coding sequence ATGATAATTGGTATCACGGCACGTGCAGCAGGCACGGACGCCCCGGTCGAGCAGCGGTTCGGCCGGGCACCTTACTTCGTCTTCGTCGACACGGAGACGGGGAAAGCGGAATCGGTTGAGAATCCCCTCGTCGACGCTGCGGGCGGGGTCGGGCCCCGGGCGGTCCAGATGTTTTCGGAGCACGGCGCGACGGCAGTCATCACCGGTCAGGTCGGCGGGAACGCCGCAAAAGCGCTCGAAGCAGGTGGTATCAAGGCCTACGCCTACCGCGGAAGCGGTAGCGTGGCCGATGCCCTCGGGGAGTATACCGCCGGGAACCTGCAGCCGCTCCCCCTTGCGTGA
- a CDS encoding NifB/NifX family molybdenum-iron cluster-binding protein, whose protein sequence is MRIAIAQDGNRVSEHFGHCGGYAIFDVEDSIIYRRDDLPNPGHEPGRLPVFLAEHGVNLIIAGGMGPRAVELFNENGIQVLLGISGNTDYVAQDYIAGRLTPGKSSCHHEDGGECDGHH, encoded by the coding sequence ATGAGGATAGCAATTGCACAGGACGGAAATAGGGTATCAGAACACTTCGGGCACTGTGGGGGTTACGCAATATTCGACGTCGAAGACTCGATCATCTACAGGAGGGACGATCTCCCGAACCCCGGCCACGAACCCGGCCGCCTCCCGGTCTTTCTCGCGGAGCACGGGGTTAACCTGATCATCGCGGGCGGAATGGGGCCGCGGGCCGTCGAACTCTTCAACGAGAACGGTATTCAGGTTCTCCTCGGCATCAGCGGGAATACTGATTACGTGGCACAGGATTATATCGCTGGCCGTCTCACTCCGGGGAAGAGCTCCTGCCACCACGAAGACGGCGGCGAGTGCGACGGGCACCACTGA
- a CDS encoding Lon protease family protein, whose protein sequence is MIQPLDIEEYRNVYEPGKVECASTEEMRPLEEIIGQERALRALRFGLEIREAGFNVYAAGAQGTGRVRAVRSFLDELAKAKPRARDWVYVHNFENQYEPNAIALPAGRGTEFREDVKRFIEEARQALPRAFQSEEYAKRRDEMLQSLQGNRTDLIARINQKAQDAGFVIQMSPIGLLTIPVIDGRPVPEEEFINLPSDVRAEVQRRRDALGTDLRSMLRQVQDIERQGAEAVKDVNHDIALYAIGNLVAELKEKYADVPEVPGYIDAVQNDILENTQLFLGLPEQQGVPPQFQAFMREIPFRKYEVNVVVDNAGTEGAPVVFEQNPTYQNLLGKIEKEVQFGIFTTDFTMIRPGSLHRANGGYLVLDAEDLLRAPLSWDGLKTALKTGEAVIEEPGERMGFITAKTIKPEPIPLDIKVALIGTPMIYQLLYRMDTDFKELFKVKADFDIVMERNDENANKYADFICNLVREENLRHLEREAIARVIEYGSRLAADKERLSTRFSAVADLIREANFYAAEDGADRIERRHVTKAIEEKIYRSNLIQQKIEEYIQRGIFLIDTEGEKVGQVNGLSVIGLGDFAFGRPSKVTASIGVGREGIMDIEREAALGGPIHTKGVLIISGYLNNNYARDKPLSLSARLVFEQSYEGIEGDSASSTELYALLSALSGIPLKQYLAVTGSVNQNGEVQAIGGVNEKLEGFFEVCKAKGLNGNQGALIPASNVQNLMLKEEIVEAAKAGKFRIYPVRTIDEGIEVLTGVPAGVRRDDGTYEEGTVNYLVDRRLREMAETMRGFQPMTAK, encoded by the coding sequence ATGATTCAGCCCTTGGATATCGAAGAGTACCGGAACGTCTACGAACCGGGAAAGGTGGAGTGCGCCAGCACCGAGGAGATGAGGCCGCTCGAGGAGATCATCGGCCAGGAACGGGCGCTCCGGGCGCTGCGGTTCGGCCTTGAGATTCGGGAGGCCGGGTTCAACGTCTACGCCGCGGGCGCCCAGGGAACCGGACGGGTGAGAGCCGTCCGGAGTTTCCTCGACGAACTCGCGAAGGCCAAGCCCCGGGCGCGTGACTGGGTCTACGTGCATAACTTCGAGAACCAGTACGAGCCCAACGCCATCGCCCTCCCTGCCGGGAGAGGGACGGAGTTTCGGGAGGATGTGAAACGGTTCATCGAGGAGGCGCGGCAGGCGCTTCCCCGGGCGTTCCAGAGCGAAGAGTACGCCAAACGGCGGGACGAGATGCTCCAGTCGCTCCAGGGGAACAGAACGGATCTCATCGCCCGGATCAACCAGAAAGCCCAGGATGCAGGGTTCGTCATCCAGATGAGCCCCATCGGTCTTTTGACCATCCCGGTCATCGACGGGAGGCCGGTTCCCGAGGAGGAGTTCATCAACCTCCCAAGCGACGTACGGGCGGAAGTTCAGCGGCGGCGTGACGCTCTCGGCACCGACCTCCGGAGCATGCTCCGGCAGGTGCAGGATATCGAGCGGCAGGGGGCCGAGGCGGTCAAGGACGTAAACCACGATATCGCCCTCTACGCGATAGGGAACCTCGTCGCCGAACTCAAGGAGAAGTATGCCGACGTCCCGGAGGTTCCCGGGTATATCGACGCCGTCCAGAACGACATCCTCGAGAACACCCAGTTATTCCTCGGTCTCCCCGAGCAGCAGGGCGTCCCGCCCCAGTTCCAGGCCTTCATGCGGGAGATTCCGTTCCGGAAGTACGAAGTGAACGTCGTCGTCGACAACGCCGGGACAGAAGGCGCACCGGTGGTCTTCGAGCAGAACCCCACCTACCAGAACCTCCTTGGAAAGATCGAGAAGGAGGTGCAGTTCGGGATCTTCACGACCGACTTCACGATGATCCGGCCGGGCTCGCTGCACCGGGCCAACGGCGGCTATCTCGTCCTCGACGCCGAAGACCTCCTGCGTGCCCCGCTCTCCTGGGACGGGCTCAAGACGGCTTTGAAGACCGGGGAGGCAGTCATCGAGGAGCCGGGAGAACGGATGGGGTTCATCACGGCAAAGACGATCAAGCCCGAACCCATCCCCCTCGACATCAAGGTGGCCCTCATCGGGACGCCGATGATCTACCAGCTCCTCTACCGGATGGACACCGACTTCAAGGAGCTCTTCAAGGTCAAGGCCGACTTCGACATCGTGATGGAGCGAAACGATGAGAACGCCAATAAATACGCCGACTTTATCTGCAACCTCGTCCGGGAGGAGAACCTCCGGCACCTCGAGCGGGAGGCGATCGCCCGGGTGATCGAGTACGGGTCGAGACTCGCTGCGGACAAAGAGAGACTCTCGACCCGGTTCTCGGCGGTTGCCGACCTCATCCGGGAGGCGAACTTCTACGCCGCAGAGGACGGGGCCGATCGGATCGAGAGGAGGCACGTCACGAAGGCGATCGAGGAGAAGATCTACCGCTCGAACCTGATCCAGCAGAAGATCGAGGAGTACATCCAGAGAGGGATCTTCCTCATCGATACCGAGGGCGAGAAGGTCGGCCAGGTGAACGGTCTCTCGGTCATCGGACTCGGTGACTTTGCGTTCGGCCGGCCTTCGAAGGTGACCGCGAGCATCGGGGTCGGCCGCGAAGGGATCATGGACATCGAGCGTGAGGCCGCGCTCGGCGGGCCGATCCACACGAAAGGCGTTCTGATCATCAGCGGTTACCTCAACAACAACTACGCGCGCGATAAGCCGCTCTCCCTCTCCGCCCGGCTGGTCTTCGAGCAGAGTTACGAGGGGATCGAGGGCGACTCCGCATCGAGCACCGAGCTCTACGCCCTCCTCTCGGCGCTCTCGGGGATTCCGCTGAAGCAGTACCTCGCCGTCACGGGTTCGGTGAACCAGAACGGCGAAGTCCAGGCGATCGGTGGCGTGAACGAGAAACTGGAGGGGTTCTTCGAGGTCTGCAAAGCCAAAGGGCTCAACGGAAACCAGGGGGCGTTGATCCCGGCAAGCAACGTCCAGAACCTGATGCTGAAAGAGGAGATCGTCGAGGCCGCGAAGGCGGGGAAGTTCCGGATCTACCCGGTGCGGACGATCGACGAAGGCATCGAGGTTCTCACGGGTGTTCCGGCGGGCGTGCGCCGGGATGACGGCACCTACGAAGAGGGGACGGTGAACTACCTGGTGGACCGGCGCCTTCGGGAGATGGCCGAGACGATGCGCGGATTCCAGCCGATGACGGCGAAGTGA
- the nifS gene encoding cysteine desulfurase NifS, which yields MERKRSVYMDHAATTPVRPEVARAMLPYFSERFGNPSSLYALAREAKEAVEEARGQVAAAIGATPEEIYFTSGGTEADNWAIKGTAAARRKKGDHIITSSIEHHAVLHTCENLEKQGYRVTYLPVDEFGRVEPGSVEAAITDATILISVMAANNEIGTIQPVRAIAEVAHDHKIPFHTDAVQAIGTFPVDVNEMGADLLALSAHKFGGPKGTGALYVRRGTRVGTFMDGGAQERGRRAGTENVPGIVGLGRAIELAVAGMPQNAPRLAAMRDRLIRGIMDAIPDTRLNGHPTERLPNNVNVAFRYVEGESILLMLDALGVAASTGSACTSASLEPSHVLTSCGLAPEHAHGSLRLTLGYANTEEDVDYVLEVLPGIIERLRAISPLRGEA from the coding sequence ATGGAGCGGAAGCGGTCGGTCTACATGGACCATGCGGCGACGACGCCGGTGCGGCCGGAGGTCGCCCGGGCGATGCTCCCCTACTTCTCGGAGCGGTTCGGGAACCCCTCCTCGCTCTATGCCCTCGCCCGCGAGGCGAAGGAGGCGGTCGAGGAGGCGCGGGGGCAGGTGGCGGCGGCGATCGGCGCGACCCCCGAGGAGATCTACTTCACCTCCGGCGGGACGGAGGCCGACAACTGGGCGATCAAGGGGACGGCGGCGGCGAGGCGGAAGAAGGGCGACCATATCATCACCTCCTCAATCGAGCACCACGCCGTCCTCCATACCTGCGAGAACCTCGAAAAACAGGGCTACCGGGTCACCTACCTCCCGGTCGACGAGTTCGGGCGGGTGGAGCCGGGATCCGTCGAAGCGGCGATCACCGATGCGACGATCCTCATCTCGGTGATGGCCGCGAACAACGAGATCGGGACGATCCAGCCGGTACGGGCGATCGCGGAGGTCGCGCACGACCACAAAATCCCGTTCCACACCGACGCAGTCCAGGCGATCGGGACATTTCCAGTGGACGTGAACGAGATGGGAGCCGACCTCCTCGCCCTCTCCGCCCACAAATTCGGCGGCCCGAAGGGGACGGGAGCGCTCTACGTCAGGCGGGGAACCCGGGTAGGGACGTTCATGGACGGCGGGGCGCAGGAACGGGGGCGGCGTGCCGGAACCGAGAACGTTCCCGGGATCGTGGGGCTCGGGCGAGCGATCGAACTCGCGGTCGCCGGGATGCCCCAGAACGCTCCCCGGCTTGCCGCGATGCGGGATAGGCTGATCCGGGGGATCATGGACGCGATCCCGGACACCCGCTTGAACGGCCACCCGACCGAGCGGCTCCCGAATAACGTGAACGTCGCGTTCCGCTACGTCGAGGGGGAGTCGATCCTCCTCATGCTCGACGCCCTCGGGGTTGCCGCCTCGACGGGGAGTGCCTGCACCTCGGCATCGCTCGAGCCCTCGCACGTCCTGACCTCGTGCGGTCTGGCGCCGGAGCACGCCCACGGCTCGCTCCGGCTCACCCTCGGGTACGCGAACACCGAGGAAGACGTCGACTACGTCCTTGAGGTGCTCCCGGGGATCATCGAGCGGCTGCGGGCGATCTCGCCGCTCCGGGGGGAGGCGTGA
- a CDS encoding phosphomannomutase/phosphoglucomutase translates to MAGIFRAYDIRGRYPDELDEATAKRIGNAFVALLAAERIVVGRDMRLSSEPLSRAFTRGAVEAGAEVADIGMASTPLLNYAIAAGGFDGGAMVTASHLPGDMNGFKLARENAVPLSGDRDLPLLETRTGEERVARAGGSSRELGMLDDYIGAVAGFVRAPKRLTVVADAGNGMAGPEVPRLFERVPAWHLVPMYTEPDGRFPHHHANPLDPATTRELQERVVAEGAEMGVAFDGDGDRCGLIDERGERVREDLVTALVADYLLGENPGATILYDLRSSRAVREAIERAHGRGVRSRVGHAFIKAAMREEDALFAGELSGHYYYRDMGFTDNGLLTLVMVANILAASGRTLSELVKPLDRYPSTGEINLAVRDPSAVLAVLAARYRDAELDRLDGLTATYPDWWFNIRRSHTEPVVRLNIEADTRSLLDEKEREVLAAIREAEESAGET, encoded by the coding sequence ATGGCCGGGATCTTCCGGGCCTACGACATCCGGGGGCGCTACCCCGACGAACTCGATGAGGCGACCGCAAAGCGGATCGGGAACGCCTTCGTCGCGCTTCTTGCGGCGGAGCGGATCGTCGTCGGCCGGGACATGCGTCTCTCGTCGGAACCGCTCTCCCGGGCGTTCACCCGCGGGGCGGTCGAGGCCGGGGCGGAGGTTGCGGATATCGGGATGGCGAGCACGCCGCTCCTCAACTACGCGATCGCTGCCGGGGGGTTCGACGGCGGGGCGATGGTGACGGCCTCCCACCTGCCCGGTGATATGAACGGGTTCAAGCTCGCCCGCGAGAACGCCGTCCCCCTCTCCGGCGACCGCGACCTGCCGCTCCTCGAGACCCGGACCGGGGAGGAGCGGGTCGCCCGCGCCGGGGGGTCGTCCCGCGAGCTTGGGATGCTGGACGACTACATCGGGGCGGTAGCCGGGTTCGTCCGGGCGCCGAAACGCCTCACGGTCGTCGCGGACGCCGGGAACGGGATGGCCGGGCCGGAGGTGCCCCGCCTCTTCGAGCGGGTGCCGGCATGGCACCTCGTCCCGATGTACACTGAACCCGACGGCCGGTTCCCGCACCACCACGCAAACCCGCTCGACCCCGCGACCACCCGGGAACTGCAGGAACGGGTCGTGGCCGAGGGCGCGGAGATGGGGGTGGCGTTCGACGGTGACGGCGACCGGTGCGGGCTCATCGACGAGCGAGGCGAGCGCGTCCGGGAAGACCTGGTGACCGCCCTCGTCGCGGATTACCTGCTTGGCGAGAACCCGGGGGCGACGATCCTCTACGACCTGCGGTCGAGCCGGGCGGTCCGCGAGGCGATCGAGCGGGCCCATGGTCGGGGCGTCCGCTCCAGGGTCGGCCACGCCTTCATCAAGGCCGCGATGCGCGAGGAGGACGCCCTCTTTGCCGGAGAACTCTCCGGGCACTACTACTACCGGGACATGGGGTTCACCGACAACGGCCTTCTCACGCTGGTCATGGTTGCAAACATCCTCGCCGCGAGCGGCAGGACGCTCTCCGAACTCGTCAAACCCCTCGACCGTTACCCTTCGACCGGGGAGATCAACCTCGCGGTGCGCGACCCCTCGGCGGTGCTCGCGGTGCTTGCGGCACGCTACCGCGACGCGGAGCTTGACAGACTCGACGGGCTGACGGCAACCTACCCCGACTGGTGGTTCAACATCCGCCGTTCCCACACCGAGCCGGTGGTGCGGCTGAACATCGAGGCGGATACGAGGAGCCTCCTCGATGAGAAGGAGCGGGAGGTGCTCGCGGCCATCCGGGAGGCCGAAGAGTCGGCGGGGGAGACGTAA
- a CDS encoding ATP cone domain-containing protein — protein MAQQQQMESQSWQETMIRKSNNQEEQFSPDKIRRSVQNAGASQELADEITQQIQGSTHSGMTTSEIDSSIQDILRQRDMNAYNNWMQWKEQHQSSQ, from the coding sequence ATGGCACAACAGCAGCAGATGGAGTCCCAGTCCTGGCAGGAGACCATGATCCGGAAGTCGAACAACCAGGAGGAGCAGTTCAGCCCCGACAAGATCAGGAGGTCGGTGCAGAACGCCGGAGCAAGCCAGGAACTGGCGGATGAGATCACCCAGCAGATTCAGGGGAGCACCCACAGCGGGATGACGACCTCCGAGATCGACAGCAGCATCCAGGATATCCTCAGGCAGAGGGATATGAACGCCTACAACAACTGGATGCAGTGGAAAGAGCAGCACCAGAGCTCGCAGTAA
- a CDS encoding Holliday junction resolvase-like protein codes for MVDLIEGVVILVLFLAVLVLFYRYSRIQGQVEQNAREIFETWRRGEREDIEAWKERELRRLSDEKARILFDAWRQEEEGNIRTDAVRRSQSVTRGKVTECLIPYFPDFPYNPKDARFLGTPVDLIVFDGLSDADEVEKVVFVEIKTGKAANLSKRERAVRECIKAGRVQYSTIHQSFDEDANRLRDMGMN; via the coding sequence ATGGTCGATCTGATCGAAGGAGTTGTAATCCTCGTATTGTTCCTCGCTGTTCTGGTCTTATTCTACAGATACTCCAGGATCCAGGGTCAGGTCGAGCAGAACGCACGGGAGATATTCGAAACCTGGCGCCGGGGGGAGCGGGAGGATATCGAGGCCTGGAAAGAGCGGGAACTCAGGCGCCTATCTGACGAGAAAGCAAGGATCCTCTTTGATGCGTGGAGGCAGGAAGAAGAGGGGAATATCCGCACCGACGCGGTCAGGCGCAGCCAGTCGGTGACCCGGGGGAAGGTCACGGAGTGCCTCATCCCGTACTTCCCCGACTTCCCCTACAACCCGAAGGATGCACGGTTCTTAGGAACCCCGGTCGATCTCATCGTCTTCGACGGACTCTCCGACGCCGATGAGGTGGAGAAGGTTGTCTTTGTCGAGATAAAGACGGGCAAAGCCGCCAACCTGAGCAAACGGGAGCGTGCCGTCAGGGAGTGCATCAAAGCCGGGCGAGTGCAGTACTCCACCATCCACCAGTCGTTCGACGAAGACGCCAACCGGCTGCGGGATATGGGGATGAACTAG
- a CDS encoding DUF134 domain-containing protein — MNEREPGEGRGRRQRGRPRVRRMIGNQGAFRCFGPLCGGPDEFVVVLPEEVEALRLVDLQGLEQEEAAVALGVSRKTLWRDLHEARAKVADALVHGKTIRIVGCGREREEGCPEDEDASFDPSPR; from the coding sequence ATGAACGAGAGAGAACCCGGCGAGGGGCGCGGCCGCCGCCAGCGGGGCAGGCCCCGGGTTCGCCGGATGATCGGGAATCAGGGGGCGTTCCGGTGTTTCGGCCCGCTCTGCGGGGGGCCTGATGAGTTCGTCGTCGTCCTCCCCGAGGAGGTGGAGGCCCTGCGGCTCGTCGACCTCCAGGGGCTCGAGCAGGAGGAGGCCGCCGTCGCCCTCGGCGTCTCCCGAAAGACCCTCTGGCGCGACCTCCACGAGGCGCGGGCAAAGGTCGCGGACGCCCTGGTGCACGGGAAGACGATCCGGATCGTTGGGTGCGGCCGCGAGCGGGAGGAGGGGTGCCCGGAGGACGAGGACGCCTCATTCGATCCGTCGCCCCGGTGA
- a CDS encoding HepT-like ribonuclease domain-containing protein has product MPRDLLLYLEDIRDAIASISSYAGDRTFEEFAGDPMCLDAVVLRFITIGEAVKQIPADITAGHPEIEWRKIAGLRDISVHSYYSVKPTILWDIILTELGPLADAVEAMLREAE; this is encoded by the coding sequence ATGCCTAGGGATCTCCTCCTCTATCTGGAGGACATCCGTGATGCCATCGCTTCCATCAGCTCCTATGCAGGGGACCGGACGTTTGAGGAGTTTGCGGGCGATCCCATGTGCCTTGATGCCGTCGTGCTCAGGTTCATCACAATTGGGGAAGCGGTGAAGCAGATCCCTGCCGATATTACCGCAGGTCATCCGGAGATTGAATGGCGAAAGATCGCCGGGCTCCGGGACATAAGCGTCCACTCGTACTACTCGGTGAAACCGACAATTCTCTGGGACATCATCCTGACCGAACTCGGGCCCCTGGCAGATGCGGTTGAGGCGATGCTCCGGGAGGCGGAGTGA
- a CDS encoding nucleotidyltransferase family protein: protein MVHPLTQIQQNLHTIRERYGVARIGIFGSVARGEATGASDIDILVEFREGEETFDHFMGLKFYLEDLLGRRTDLVITDTLKPRIRETVLGEVVYA, encoded by the coding sequence ATGGTACATCCACTCACCCAGATCCAGCAGAATCTTCACACTATCCGGGAACGCTATGGCGTAGCCCGTATCGGCATCTTCGGATCTGTGGCGCGTGGCGAGGCCACCGGGGCAAGCGACATCGATATTCTGGTGGAGTTCCGGGAGGGGGAGGAGACCTTTGATCACTTCATGGGCCTCAAGTTCTACCTTGAGGATCTCCTGGGACGAAGGACGGATCTCGTCATCACCGATACCTTGAAGCCCCGGATCCGGGAGACTGTCCTCGGTGAGGTCGTCTATGCCTAG
- a CDS encoding SulP family inorganic anion transporter encodes MSAGGPDWKKSLPADLVAGATTALVGIPQGMGFALVAGVNPVYGLYTAAFSTAIGALLTGSSYLKVMLSNVLAVSIFSVLAPVPEADVPATLFVLTILVGAFQLGFGLLRAGSLTRFISTAVLTGFVTGAALLIVLGQLGNLTGYQLPREAIQVLAIPELLLHAGEIQPQALFVGLLTISLALALQRVPRLTSFSLLLPVIIAALLVRIALPEVAIVGDIAAIPAGLPAPIIPDLALAPGLLVPALALAIIGLVMAVGVTETTPELDGSIADVNRDFSGQGVTNILASLLQCAPSAGSLSATALNVAAGAETRAANLFSGILVGAVIVVAGPLAEQIPLPALAGILILIGAELIYQPREIACIWKYSRPGRWAMVATFISTQVLPLQYSIYVGVLLSLAVYLVTSTREATVIRLVPVEGGMFQEEPAPGRLLAGRITVLAISGSVYFATLRAIERSLPSPEGAEGAIVILSLRGRIEVGIGIFRMLERYARRVQAHGGRLILAEVDPRLLAGLEGSGAAAVIGHRNIFPATPVIGESLRAAIRAMGAGR; translated from the coding sequence ATGTCTGCCGGCGGACCGGACTGGAAGAAGAGCCTCCCCGCCGACCTCGTCGCCGGGGCGACCACCGCCCTCGTCGGCATCCCGCAGGGGATGGGGTTCGCCCTCGTCGCCGGGGTCAACCCCGTCTACGGCCTCTATACCGCCGCATTCTCGACCGCGATCGGGGCGCTCCTCACCGGTTCCTCGTACCTCAAGGTGATGCTCTCGAACGTCCTCGCGGTCTCGATCTTCTCGGTCCTCGCCCCCGTCCCCGAGGCCGACGTCCCGGCCACCCTCTTCGTGCTGACCATCCTCGTCGGGGCCTTCCAGCTCGGGTTCGGGCTCCTCCGGGCAGGCAGCCTGACCCGGTTCATCTCCACCGCCGTCCTCACCGGGTTCGTCACTGGCGCGGCGCTCCTCATCGTCCTCGGCCAGCTCGGCAACCTCACCGGCTACCAGCTCCCGCGGGAGGCGATCCAGGTCCTCGCCATCCCCGAGTTGCTCCTCCACGCAGGCGAGATCCAGCCGCAGGCGCTCTTCGTCGGCCTCCTCACCATCAGTCTCGCCCTCGCCCTTCAGCGGGTGCCGCGCCTCACTTCCTTCTCGCTCCTCCTCCCGGTCATCATCGCGGCCCTCCTCGTCCGGATCGCGCTTCCGGAAGTCGCGATCGTCGGCGATATCGCCGCCATCCCCGCCGGCCTCCCGGCACCCATCATCCCCGACCTCGCCCTCGCGCCCGGGCTCCTCGTCCCGGCGCTCGCCCTCGCCATCATCGGGCTCGTGATGGCCGTCGGGGTCACCGAGACGACCCCGGAGCTGGACGGCAGCATCGCCGACGTGAACCGGGACTTCTCCGGGCAGGGGGTGACGAACATCCTCGCGAGTCTCCTCCAGTGCGCCCCGTCGGCCGGCTCTCTCTCGGCAACGGCGCTCAACGTCGCCGCCGGGGCAGAGACCCGGGCGGCAAACCTCTTCTCGGGCATCCTCGTCGGGGCGGTCATCGTTGTCGCGGGCCCGCTCGCGGAACAGATCCCGCTCCCGGCCCTCGCCGGGATCCTGATCCTCATCGGCGCCGAACTCATCTACCAACCCCGCGAGATCGCCTGCATCTGGAAGTACTCCCGCCCCGGGCGCTGGGCGATGGTTGCCACCTTCATCTCCACCCAGGTGCTCCCGCTCCAGTACAGCATCTACGTCGGCGTCCTCCTCTCGCTTGCCGTCTACCTGGTCACCTCCACGCGGGAAGCGACCGTGATCCGCCTCGTCCCGGTCGAGGGAGGGATGTTCCAGGAAGAACCGGCTCCGGGGCGGCTCTTAGCCGGCCGGATCACCGTCCTCGCCATCTCCGGCAGTGTCTACTTCGCCACCCTCAGGGCGATCGAGCGGTCGCTCCCGTCCCCGGAGGGGGCGGAAGGCGCTATCGTCATCCTCTCCCTTCGGGGGAGGATCGAGGTAGGTATCGGGATCTTTCGGATGCTGGAGCGCTACGCCCGGCGCGTTCAGGCGCACGGGGGCCGGCTCATCCTCGCCGAGGTTGATCCGCGGCTCCTTGCTGGCCTCGAAGGGAGCGGAGCAGCCGCAGTCATCGGTCATAGAAACATCTTCCCCGCGACGCCGGTCATCGGGGAGTCGCTTCGGGCGGCCATCCGGGCGATGGGGGCCGGAAGGTGA